A genome region from Blautia coccoides includes the following:
- a CDS encoding PadR family transcriptional regulator, whose product MVFNTGAALLDAIVLAVVSKETEGTYGYKITQDVRQVLEVSESTLYPVLRRLQKDECLETYDQEYGGRNRRYYKLTERGMAQLNLYKTEWKNYSTKISRLFEGGIPK is encoded by the coding sequence ATGGTTTTTAATACAGGCGCCGCGCTGTTGGATGCAATTGTACTGGCGGTTGTCTCCAAGGAGACAGAGGGCACATACGGGTATAAGATCACCCAGGACGTCCGGCAGGTTTTGGAGGTATCCGAATCCACACTGTATCCGGTACTCAGAAGACTTCAGAAGGATGAATGCCTGGAGACCTACGATCAGGAGTACGGGGGCAGGAACCGAAGATACTATAAGCTGACTGAGAGAGGGATGGCACAGCTGAATCTTTATAAGACAGAGTGGAAGAACTATTCTACAAAGATTTCCAGATTGTTTGAGGGAGGGATACCAAAATGA
- a CDS encoding ABC transporter ATP-binding protein: MRKLLIYMKDYKKESVLAPLFKLLEASFELLVPLVMARIIDRGIGNGDRHYATVMCLLMVSLGVIGLVCSATAQYFAAKAAVGFSTKLRHVLFSHIQELSFTEMDTMGTSTLITRMTSDINQVQNGVNMVLRLFLRSPCIVFGAMIMAFTIDVKAALIFVVTIPLLSVVVFGIMLITIPLYKKTQAALDRVLGITRENLTGVRVIRAFNKEEEEKERFQESNDTLTAMQKHVGKISGLMNPMTYVIINGALVVLLWTGAIRVNTGYITQGQLIALVNYMSQILVELIKLANLIITITKSLACANRVESVLEIQSSMQDAGKKTPEKAEENSPSVEFCHVGLAYKNAGEESLTDIDFKAEKGQTIGIIGGTGSGKSSLVHLIPRFYDVTAGEVRVNGVDVRKYPIHELRQKVGMVLQKATLFKGTIRENLLWGNRGASDEELWRALEISQAKEFVDKKEDGLDTEVVQGGKNLSGGQKQRLTIARALVKNPEILILDDSASALDFATDARLRRAIGNLKDKMTVFIVSQRASSVMYADRILVMEDGRLAGMGTHRELMETCSVYREIYESQFESRQEEA; this comes from the coding sequence ATGAGAAAACTGCTGATCTATATGAAAGACTATAAAAAAGAGTCTGTCCTGGCACCGCTGTTCAAGCTCCTGGAAGCGTCATTTGAACTGCTGGTGCCTCTTGTCATGGCCAGGATCATTGACCGGGGCATCGGAAACGGAGACAGGCACTATGCGACTGTCATGTGTCTGCTCATGGTAAGCCTGGGCGTCATCGGGCTTGTCTGCTCCGCTACGGCACAGTATTTTGCCGCAAAGGCCGCGGTGGGATTTTCCACAAAGCTGAGGCATGTATTGTTTTCCCACATCCAGGAACTTTCCTTCACGGAAATGGATACCATGGGAACCTCTACCCTCATAACCAGAATGACAAGTGATATCAACCAGGTGCAGAACGGAGTCAATATGGTACTGCGCCTGTTTCTGCGCTCCCCCTGTATTGTGTTCGGTGCTATGATCATGGCATTTACCATAGACGTGAAAGCCGCTCTTATTTTTGTGGTGACCATTCCCCTGCTCTCTGTAGTGGTTTTTGGGATCATGCTGATCACTATTCCCCTGTATAAGAAGACACAGGCAGCCCTTGACCGTGTACTGGGAATTACCAGGGAGAATCTCACAGGCGTGAGGGTGATCCGCGCGTTTAACAAGGAAGAGGAAGAGAAAGAACGTTTTCAAGAGAGCAATGATACGCTCACTGCCATGCAGAAGCACGTGGGCAAAATTTCGGGGCTTATGAATCCCATGACCTATGTGATCATCAACGGTGCATTGGTGGTGCTGCTTTGGACAGGTGCCATACGCGTCAACACGGGATATATCACCCAGGGACAGCTGATTGCCCTGGTAAATTATATGTCTCAGATCCTGGTGGAGCTGATCAAGCTGGCAAATCTGATCATAACGATCACAAAATCACTGGCCTGTGCAAACCGTGTGGAGAGTGTTCTGGAAATACAGTCCAGTATGCAGGACGCAGGTAAAAAAACACCGGAAAAAGCAGAGGAGAACAGTCCATCCGTAGAATTCTGCCATGTGGGGCTTGCATATAAGAACGCGGGAGAGGAATCCCTGACTGATATTGACTTTAAGGCCGAAAAAGGCCAGACTATAGGCATTATAGGCGGTACCGGCTCAGGAAAATCATCCCTTGTCCATTTGATCCCCAGATTCTATGACGTCACAGCAGGGGAAGTAAGAGTGAATGGAGTGGATGTGAGAAAGTACCCCATCCATGAACTGAGACAAAAAGTAGGTATGGTTCTGCAGAAGGCAACACTTTTTAAAGGTACCATCCGGGAAAACCTGCTCTGGGGAAACCGGGGAGCCTCTGACGAGGAGCTGTGGCGTGCCCTGGAGATATCCCAGGCAAAGGAGTTTGTGGATAAGAAGGAGGATGGCCTGGACACAGAAGTGGTGCAGGGAGGAAAAAATCTTTCAGGGGGACAGAAACAGCGTCTCACCATTGCAAGGGCATTGGTCAAAAATCCGGAAATCCTGATCCTGGACGACAGCGCGTCTGCCCTTGACTTTGCCACAGATGCCAGGCTGCGCCGGGCCATAGGAAATCTGAAGGATAAAATGACCGTGTTTATCGTATCCCAGAGAGCGTCCTCGGTCATGTATGCGGACCGGATCCTGGTCATGGAGGATGGCCGTCTGGCCGGCATGGGAACCCACAGGGAACTTATGGAGACCTGCAGTGTATACAGGGAAATCTACGAATCACAGTTTGAGAGCAGACAGGAGGAGGCATAA
- a CDS encoding ABC transporter ATP-binding protein, with amino-acid sequence MENYNLSIKDLTKSFKIGGMIFGTNIVAVDHVNLDINSDKPWIMAIVGESGSGKSTLAKMVLKLLEAGSGEITLGGENLSVYDKKKKEFRKMVQPIFQNPFTAFSARRTVDSYLYETACSLGGMRSKEEAEEKIRETLAEVGLNIEHVQGKFPNQFSGGELQRISIARALITKPKLIVADEPVAMIDASLRMNIVNLFKKLKNDHHVNFIYITHDLSTAYYVSDYIATMYRGNLIEFGKAKSILENPGHPYTELLQESIPVVGRKWDQDMVLPDLETKEFAAAACKFASRCKYASERCRQKSPSMYPMGEGHTVLCYRYEQK; translated from the coding sequence GTGGAAAATTATAATTTATCCATTAAGGATCTGACAAAATCTTTTAAAATAGGTGGGATGATCTTCGGTACCAATATTGTAGCTGTGGATCATGTAAACCTTGATATCAATTCAGACAAACCATGGATCATGGCCATAGTGGGAGAGTCGGGAAGCGGGAAGAGCACACTTGCAAAAATGGTTTTGAAGCTTCTGGAGGCGGGAAGCGGGGAAATTACCCTGGGCGGTGAGAACCTGTCTGTATATGACAAAAAGAAAAAGGAATTCAGGAAAATGGTGCAGCCTATCTTCCAGAACCCGTTTACTGCTTTCAGCGCAAGAAGAACCGTGGACAGTTATCTGTACGAGACCGCCTGCAGTCTGGGTGGTATGAGATCAAAGGAGGAGGCAGAGGAGAAGATCCGTGAGACTCTGGCCGAAGTGGGACTTAACATAGAACATGTCCAGGGGAAATTCCCCAATCAGTTTTCCGGAGGGGAATTGCAGAGGATATCTATTGCCAGGGCACTGATCACAAAACCGAAGCTGATCGTGGCAGATGAGCCGGTGGCAATGATCGACGCCTCCCTCAGAATGAATATTGTGAACTTGTTCAAGAAGCTGAAGAATGACCATCATGTGAATTTTATTTATATTACACATGATCTGTCTACAGCCTATTATGTGAGTGATTATATTGCCACCATGTACAGAGGAAATCTCATTGAATTCGGAAAGGCAAAGTCAATTTTAGAGAATCCGGGGCATCCCTACACGGAACTTCTGCAGGAATCCATCCCTGTTGTGGGGAGGAAGTGGGATCAGGATATGGTACTTCCTGACCTGGAGACAAAGGAATTTGCCGCCGCTGCCTGCAAGTTCGCGTCCAGGTGCAAATATGCTTCGGAGCGATGCAGACAAAAAAGCCCCTCCATGTATCCCATGGGAGAAGGTCATACCGTTTTGTGTTACCGCTATGAGCAGAAATAA
- a CDS encoding ABC transporter ATP-binding protein, translating to MDKKKSAQKETLLKVLKYVRHYWPFLILSVAAAAVTVALTLYVPILTGEAIDYIIDKGKVDFAHVLLTLEKIGIVILFTALAQWIMNVSNNKMAYHTVQDVRNQAFQKIQILPLKYMDDHSYGEVVSRVIADVDQFSDGLLMGFTQLFTGVITILGTLLFMLTRDVGITLVVVLITPLSLFVANFIAKRTFIMFKQQSEARGDQTALVEEMIGGQKVVQAFNYEEEALEHFDKINQRLADCSLKAIFFSSLTNPCTRFVNSLVYAGVGLVGALSVINGGITVGQLSCFLSYANQYTKPFNEISGVVTELQNALACASRIFALIEEEPQIPEPENVEDLKHTDGKVDLEHVYFSYSPETKLVQDFNLHVQPGQRVAIVGPTGCGKTTVINLLMRFYDVDSGSIRVSGRDIRSITRKSLRGSYGMVLQDTWLRTGTIRDNIIMGKPDASEEEIKAAARASHAHSFIKRLPKGYDTVITEDGGGLSQGQKQLLCITRVMLCLPPMLILDEATSSIDTRTEMHIQEAFASMMQGRTSFIVAHRLSTIREADVILVMNNGNIVEQGDHKSLLEKNGFYAALYNSQFLTGQDTPVAAE from the coding sequence ATGGACAAGAAAAAATCAGCGCAGAAGGAAACTCTTCTGAAGGTACTTAAATATGTCCGCCATTACTGGCCGTTTCTGATCCTGTCCGTTGCAGCGGCAGCGGTGACGGTTGCTCTTACCCTGTATGTGCCAATCCTGACAGGCGAAGCCATTGACTATATTATTGACAAGGGAAAGGTTGATTTTGCCCATGTGCTTTTGACTCTGGAGAAGATAGGGATCGTGATCTTGTTTACAGCCCTGGCCCAGTGGATCATGAACGTGAGCAACAATAAAATGGCCTACCACACAGTACAGGATGTGAGAAACCAGGCATTTCAAAAGATACAGATCCTTCCGCTGAAATACATGGATGACCATTCCTACGGCGAGGTGGTAAGCCGTGTGATCGCGGATGTGGACCAGTTCTCAGACGGGCTTTTGATGGGATTTACCCAGTTGTTCACAGGGGTCATCACTATACTTGGGACACTGCTCTTTATGCTCACCAGAGATGTGGGCATTACGCTGGTGGTGGTGCTGATCACCCCCCTTTCCCTCTTTGTGGCAAACTTTATTGCCAAGAGGACATTTATCATGTTCAAACAACAGTCAGAGGCACGCGGGGATCAGACTGCGCTTGTGGAGGAAATGATCGGCGGTCAGAAAGTGGTGCAGGCATTTAATTATGAGGAAGAAGCCCTGGAGCATTTTGACAAGATTAATCAAAGATTGGCGGACTGCTCTTTAAAAGCCATTTTCTTCTCCTCTCTTACCAACCCCTGCACCCGTTTTGTCAACAGTCTTGTATATGCAGGGGTGGGCCTGGTGGGAGCTTTGTCTGTTATAAACGGCGGAATAACCGTTGGACAGCTCTCCTGTTTTCTCAGCTATGCCAACCAGTATACAAAGCCTTTCAACGAGATATCAGGGGTTGTGACAGAGCTGCAGAATGCGCTGGCCTGTGCCTCCCGTATCTTCGCGCTCATAGAGGAAGAACCGCAGATACCGGAGCCGGAGAATGTGGAGGATCTGAAACATACAGATGGGAAAGTGGATCTGGAGCATGTATATTTTTCCTATTCGCCTGAGACAAAACTGGTACAGGATTTTAACCTGCATGTACAGCCGGGTCAGAGGGTGGCCATCGTGGGACCGACGGGATGCGGGAAAACCACTGTTATAAACCTGCTCATGCGTTTTTATGATGTGGACAGCGGCAGTATACGCGTCAGCGGTCGTGATATCCGCAGCATCACAAGGAAAAGCCTGCGGGGTTCCTATGGGATGGTGCTACAGGATACCTGGCTCAGGACAGGGACCATCCGGGACAATATCATTATGGGAAAACCGGATGCCTCGGAGGAAGAGATCAAAGCAGCCGCCAGAGCATCCCATGCACACAGCTTTATCAAACGTCTGCCAAAGGGATATGATACCGTGATCACAGAGGACGGCGGCGGGCTGTCCCAGGGACAGAAACAGCTTCTGTGTATTACCAGGGTCATGCTCTGCCTTCCGCCTATGCTGATCCTGGATGAGGCCACGTCCTCCATTGACACTAGAACGGAGATGCACATCCAGGAGGCTTTTGCCAGTATGATGCAGGGTAGAACCAGCTTTATCGTGGCTCACCGTCTGTCTACGATCAGAGAGGCGGATGTGATCCTTGTAATGAATAACGGAAATATTGTGGAGCAGGGAGACCATAAGTCACTGCTTGAGAAAAACGGATTTTATGCCGCATTATATAACAGCCAGTTTTTGACAGGACAGGATACGCCTGTGGCTGCAGAATAA
- a CDS encoding DUF1700 domain-containing protein, giving the protein MNRKEFLAQLERLLWDIPVQEREEALEFYNSYFDDAGEENESSVIQELGSPGKVAAIIKADLGESRKEYGEYTETGYSDGIFDDRNMPERAGAESKKDDTDKEGQTQKDSQYGGPRSYGSQNGSGQESSGQGSFRKDGTDSQYGNGGRGYDGPYSRSGYRSEKSRTNRSGLMWGIIIIFIILAIPVVGGIGIGILGLPIGLVAGAAGIIAAIFGCGVGLLGGGIAMVVYAMIHMLGNPAAALAFSGVGMIMSAVGILLVMVFVLVVAKVLPAVFRWVIDLIQRIIHRGKRGGDHS; this is encoded by the coding sequence ATGAATCGAAAGGAATTTTTAGCGCAGCTGGAACGGCTGCTTTGGGATATTCCGGTGCAGGAGAGAGAGGAGGCACTGGAGTTCTACAATAGTTATTTTGATGATGCAGGGGAGGAGAATGAATCCTCTGTCATACAGGAACTGGGAAGCCCAGGCAAGGTGGCCGCTATCATCAAGGCAGACCTGGGTGAGAGCCGTAAGGAGTACGGAGAGTATACAGAGACGGGATACAGCGACGGGATTTTTGATGACAGGAATATGCCGGAGCGTGCAGGTGCAGAGAGTAAGAAAGACGATACAGACAAAGAAGGGCAGACACAGAAGGACAGCCAATACGGTGGCCCGAGAAGCTACGGAAGTCAGAATGGCAGCGGACAGGAAAGTTCCGGACAGGGGAGCTTCAGGAAGGACGGCACTGACAGCCAGTATGGAAATGGCGGCAGGGGATATGACGGCCCTTACAGCAGAAGCGGATACCGCTCAGAAAAATCCCGCACAAACAGAAGCGGGCTTATGTGGGGAATCATTATCATATTCATAATCCTTGCCATTCCGGTAGTAGGCGGAATCGGCATTGGCATTCTGGGATTACCCATTGGTCTGGTGGCAGGTGCAGCCGGTATCATCGCGGCCATATTTGGATGCGGCGTGGGACTTCTGGGAGGCGGTATTGCCATGGTAGTTTACGCTATGATCCACATGCTGGGTAATCCGGCGGCAGCACTGGCATTTTCCGGTGTGGGAATGATAATGTCAGCCGTGGGTATTCTGCTGGTCATGGTATTTGTACTGGTCGTGGCAAAGGTATTGCCGGCAGTGTTCCGCTGGGTGATCGATTTGATCCAGAGGATCATCCACAGAGGAAAAAGGGGAGGTGACCATTCATGA
- a CDS encoding glycoside hydrolase family 172 protein: protein MIGDMSSLSKMQDIRTRSVSPENFTGEKGAGGQATEGTGASCARDLGKGWKVSPSVQIEPGQTFTLADIKGQGMVKHIWVTTSSMQNRTLVLRMYWDNRELPSVEAPLGDFFASADEQQYEQLTSLAVCVNPRRGLNCYWDMPFYEGCRMTLENLAEEPVIVYYQIDYQLRELEEGHGYFHAQYRRTNPLPYKEDYTVLDGVKGKGQYVGTYMFWGVNNNGWWGEGEIKFFMDGDREYPTICGTGTEDYFCGAYDFEVDGVYRPYCTPYAGLSKITNTDGAYKTQQRFSMYRWHITDPVYFDEDLKVTIQALGWRSGGRYLPLQDDISSVAYWYQDRPVPSGSVLGSRDDMEII from the coding sequence ATGATAGGAGATATGAGCAGTTTAAGTAAAATGCAGGATATCAGGACACGTTCTGTAAGTCCTGAGAACTTTACAGGAGAGAAGGGAGCCGGAGGGCAGGCCACAGAGGGAACCGGGGCCTCCTGCGCAAGGGATCTGGGCAAGGGATGGAAAGTTTCGCCCTCTGTGCAGATCGAGCCGGGACAGACATTTACTCTGGCTGATATCAAAGGACAGGGTATGGTGAAGCACATCTGGGTGACTACCAGCAGTATGCAAAACAGGACTCTGGTGCTGAGAATGTACTGGGACAACCGGGAGCTTCCTTCCGTTGAGGCTCCCCTGGGAGATTTTTTTGCAAGCGCGGATGAGCAGCAGTATGAGCAGCTTACTTCTCTCGCAGTGTGTGTGAATCCCCGCAGGGGGCTGAACTGTTATTGGGACATGCCGTTTTATGAGGGCTGCCGCATGACACTTGAGAACCTGGCAGAGGAACCTGTGATCGTGTATTACCAGATTGACTATCAGCTCAGAGAATTGGAGGAAGGCCATGGATATTTCCATGCACAGTACCGCCGGACAAATCCCCTTCCATATAAAGAGGACTATACTGTTCTGGATGGAGTGAAGGGAAAAGGACAGTATGTGGGCACTTATATGTTCTGGGGAGTAAACAACAACGGATGGTGGGGAGAAGGCGAGATCAAGTTCTTCATGGACGGCGACCGGGAGTATCCCACCATCTGCGGAACAGGAACGGAGGATTATTTCTGCGGGGCCTATGACTTTGAGGTGGACGGGGTTTACCGGCCGTACTGTACCCCATATGCAGGTCTGTCTAAGATCACCAATACGGACGGTGCCTACAAAACCCAGCAGAGATTCAGCATGTACCGCTGGCATATCACAGACCCGGTGTATTTTGATGAGGATTTAAAAGTGACCATCCAGGCGTTGGGATGGCGTTCGGGGGGCAGGTATCTGCCGCTGCAGGATGACATTTCATCTGTGGCCTACTGGTATCAGGACAGGCCCGTACCCAGTGGTTCCGTGCTGGGCAGCAGAGACGATATGGAAATCATATAA
- a CDS encoding glutaredoxin family protein has protein sequence MRGKMMLGAVLLLLLAGGAYAVWEINRIPVPVSCYIYDQCGGCSVTDHPCNACTGERQYRIRMENMLEEAGVRDQVDLKIYNVLYSFYRNNLTKAMEAASEPAEMTYPAVFAGSTMLLGQDEVEAKLLSAIREEGAWQKKLGYLLGINQETHMGSREISRIVFFTMEGCPDCQEAKEWLDARNGELGGKLYEKFDFYPVGSEEPGSWEMLKKFYILHGREQESLWVPTIAVNDRCLIGMDEIRNYFEHYDTDEKIRTEVPKDYE, from the coding sequence TTGAGAGGGAAAATGATGTTGGGAGCTGTTCTTTTGCTGCTGCTTGCAGGAGGGGCATATGCTGTATGGGAGATAAACAGGATACCGGTTCCTGTATCATGCTACATATATGACCAGTGCGGAGGATGTTCTGTGACAGATCATCCCTGCAATGCGTGTACCGGGGAACGGCAGTACAGGATCAGGATGGAAAACATGCTGGAGGAGGCAGGAGTGAGGGATCAGGTGGATCTGAAGATTTACAATGTCCTTTACTCTTTTTACAGAAATAATCTGACAAAGGCAATGGAAGCTGCCAGCGAACCGGCAGAGATGACCTACCCTGCAGTCTTTGCAGGCAGCACCATGCTGCTGGGTCAGGACGAGGTGGAGGCAAAGCTTTTATCCGCCATACGGGAGGAAGGAGCCTGGCAGAAAAAGCTGGGATATCTGCTGGGGATCAATCAGGAAACACATATGGGGAGCCGTGAAATTTCCCGTATCGTATTTTTTACCATGGAGGGGTGCCCTGACTGTCAGGAGGCAAAAGAATGGCTGGATGCAAGGAATGGGGAACTGGGCGGAAAGCTGTATGAAAAATTTGATTTTTACCCTGTGGGCAGTGAAGAACCGGGAAGCTGGGAAATGCTGAAAAAGTTCTATATCCTTCATGGGAGAGAACAGGAATCTCTCTGGGTACCCACAATTGCGGTAAATGACCGGTGTCTGATCGGCATGGATGAAATCAGGAATTATTTTGAGCATTATGATACAGACGAGAAAATCAGGACAGAGGTACCGAAAGATTATGAGTAA
- a CDS encoding DUF4230 domain-containing protein, with protein sequence MKNKIARVIGVVCVLILVVFGIFLGRYWEGRKYQKADISVSAITARLTQASDLATARLEYRGLIRYEAGEIRFITQKGFTMIYDAHIKAGIDLSKAQVDVSGETITVTLPKAVIQDVVIDPDSLEFYDEKIALFNPQNKEDTVTALQAAKEDAEKNAADSDMLTTADEQARRLIQELLTPVTQDSDKEYNIVFSQQTES encoded by the coding sequence ATGAAGAATAAAATAGCAAGGGTGATCGGCGTGGTCTGCGTCCTGATCCTGGTGGTTTTCGGCATATTTCTGGGAAGATACTGGGAGGGGCGCAAATATCAGAAAGCAGATATCTCTGTTTCCGCCATCACTGCCCGTCTGACCCAAGCCAGTGATCTAGCCACCGCACGTCTGGAATACAGGGGTTTGATCCGCTATGAGGCCGGTGAGATCCGCTTTATCACCCAGAAAGGCTTTACCATGATTTACGATGCGCACATCAAGGCAGGCATTGACCTTTCCAAAGCGCAGGTGGATGTATCCGGCGAAACCATCACTGTCACACTTCCCAAAGCGGTAATCCAGGATGTGGTTATTGACCCTGACAGTCTGGAGTTCTACGATGAAAAAATAGCGCTGTTCAATCCTCAGAACAAGGAGGACACGGTAACCGCACTGCAGGCAGCTAAGGAGGATGCGGAAAAAAATGCCGCTGACAGCGACATGCTGACAACGGCAGACGAACAGGCCCGGCGCCTGATCCAGGAACTGCTTACCCCTGTGACTCAGGACAGTGACAAAGAATACAATATTGTGTTCAGCCAGCAGACTGAGAGCTGA
- a CDS encoding sensor histidine kinase, translating into MSKLKLNRPRTLWIKTILIFLTGGIFICVLFSILYYRTVKIMTEKTNLLFENTVYQVSERCSQETGQMEDLILGISENQWVKNYLSGLLSGTDNFSMTEVRIVREALRERNLSMAENVYVYTKDYEPINCFYRNAVFDTAEPYKTYLEEYREMPNGNILWRYPEGEPRMMEAVSYIHDGDIVYGLLAVQFTQDSFETLFTAKNKSRQEKMLLTDADGRILFTEDRDLIGRYLKTQGEEEEHHVVYPLGSFGWNLCGILESTAVTQELNKIIPILIIVFLCIALLVGIIALTIFKSFLRPVKQLLYGMERIQNGELDFTMERKKQDEFGMIIDNFNYMLVRIKELLHTVQRQRNNYYKLEMLALKSKLNPHFLYNAFDMIYWKMVLKNEYEIADVVATLADILRYCVNHKKEFVTVQEDMRYLSSYLSFQRLLLNEKLQYEIDIPEELSECVMPKLLIQPLVENAIKYGIDEQGGEIWVSLRREGDHLIFEVRDNGKGMSQETCRDLLRDDAGDKGGFGVRLVKAMVKSTYGEECGVSIYSREGWGTKVTVRILKDVPVPEYIR; encoded by the coding sequence ATGAGTAAACTGAAGCTGAACAGACCAAGAACATTATGGATAAAGACTATTTTGATTTTCCTGACAGGCGGCATATTTATCTGTGTACTTTTCAGCATACTGTATTACCGCACAGTGAAGATCATGACGGAAAAGACAAATCTGCTTTTTGAAAATACAGTTTATCAGGTCTCTGAGAGATGCAGCCAGGAGACTGGGCAGATGGAAGATCTGATACTGGGAATTTCGGAGAATCAGTGGGTCAAGAATTATCTGTCCGGGCTTCTGTCCGGTACGGATAATTTTTCTATGACAGAGGTGCGTATCGTGCGGGAAGCTCTGCGGGAGAGAAATCTGAGTATGGCTGAAAATGTATACGTCTATACAAAGGATTATGAACCCATCAACTGTTTTTACAGGAATGCGGTTTTTGACACTGCGGAGCCATATAAAACATATCTGGAGGAATACCGGGAGATGCCAAATGGAAATATACTCTGGAGATATCCGGAGGGGGAACCGCGTATGATGGAGGCCGTAAGCTATATTCACGATGGGGATATAGTCTACGGGCTTTTGGCTGTTCAGTTTACACAGGATAGTTTTGAGACTCTCTTTACAGCCAAGAATAAAAGCCGTCAGGAAAAAATGCTGCTGACAGATGCGGATGGGCGTATTCTGTTTACAGAGGACAGGGACCTGATCGGAAGATATTTAAAGACGCAGGGGGAGGAGGAGGAACATCATGTGGTCTATCCTTTGGGGAGCTTCGGCTGGAACCTGTGCGGCATTCTTGAAAGTACAGCCGTTACACAGGAGCTGAACAAGATCATCCCTATTCTCATTATTGTCTTTTTGTGTATTGCCCTTCTTGTGGGGATCATAGCTCTCACCATATTCAAATCCTTTCTCAGACCGGTTAAACAGCTTCTGTACGGTATGGAACGGATACAGAACGGCGAGCTGGATTTTACCATGGAGCGGAAGAAGCAGGATGAATTCGGTATGATCATTGACAATTTTAATTATATGCTGGTTCGCATTAAGGAACTGCTCCATACAGTACAGAGACAGCGCAACAATTACTATAAGCTGGAGATGCTGGCGCTTAAATCAAAGCTGAATCCTCATTTCCTCTACAATGCCTTTGATATGATCTATTGGAAGATGGTCCTGAAAAATGAATATGAGATTGCTGATGTGGTGGCAACGCTGGCCGATATCCTGCGGTATTGCGTCAACCATAAAAAGGAATTTGTTACAGTACAGGAGGACATGCGGTATTTGTCGTCCTATTTGTCATTCCAGAGACTGCTTTTAAATGAAAAACTACAGTATGAGATTGATATTCCGGAGGAACTGTCAGAATGTGTGATGCCCAAACTGCTGATCCAGCCTTTGGTGGAAAATGCCATTAAGTACGGTATAGATGAACAGGGAGGAGAGATTTGGGTGAGTCTTCGCCGGGAGGGAGATCACCTGATCTTTGAAGTCAGGGACAACGGAAAAGGAATGTCCCAGGAAACCTGCCGGGACCTGCTGCGAGACGATGCAGGGGATAAGGGCGGATTCGGCGTGCGCCTTGTGAAAGCAATGGTAAAAAGCACTTACGGGGAGGAATGTGGTGTGTCTATTTACAGCAGGGAAGGATGGGGGACAAAAGTCACTGTCAGGATACTGAAAGATGTGCCGGTGCCGGAATATATCAGATAG
- a CDS encoding DUF4097 family beta strand repeat-containing protein, which produces MKKFTKFCMIAALVLVIVGGALFLSGLVMGATWDGVTTAAENGFNWAPFRNWIRSDNDFNFTESIDDIKETMNGKAVKEYEFDADQVIDLDVDTKYAYVSVIRSSAKDKIRVRVYSNKDKVEFDQDDGQLSIERSYRRRSIEKYPIQIEIPENKRFEDAEFQIGAGMLEVQDLQAESLIMYVGAGTVDTSGIIRADDAELGTGMGTMDIAFIDFNTGSVDCGMGTMTAKLAGKRKDYRTDLDCGLGSVTIGSESHSGISSLETGDSNAQKYMEIECGMGTVDILFENGD; this is translated from the coding sequence ATGAAAAAATTCACAAAATTTTGTATGATCGCAGCACTGGTACTGGTTATTGTAGGCGGTGCGCTGTTTTTATCAGGACTCGTCATGGGAGCTACCTGGGATGGGGTGACAACAGCCGCGGAAAATGGTTTTAATTGGGCGCCTTTTAGGAATTGGATACGCAGTGACAATGATTTTAATTTTACGGAATCTATAGATGACATCAAAGAGACAATGAATGGAAAAGCGGTTAAAGAGTATGAGTTTGATGCAGACCAGGTAATAGATTTGGATGTGGATACAAAGTATGCATATGTGTCAGTCATCCGCTCTTCGGCAAAAGATAAGATCCGTGTAAGAGTTTATTCTAATAAGGATAAGGTGGAATTTGACCAAGACGACGGTCAGCTCTCAATAGAAAGATCCTACCGCAGACGTTCCATTGAAAAATATCCCATTCAGATAGAAATTCCGGAAAATAAAAGGTTTGAGGACGCGGAATTCCAAATTGGAGCAGGGATGCTGGAGGTCCAGGATCTGCAGGCAGAAAGCCTGATCATGTACGTGGGAGCCGGCACGGTAGACACCAGCGGAATTATCAGGGCAGACGATGCAGAACTGGGTACAGGTATGGGTACAATGGATATTGCATTTATAGATTTTAACACAGGCTCTGTGGACTGCGGAATGGGAACCATGACGGCAAAGCTGGCGGGGAAACGCAAGGACTATCGTACAGATTTAGACTGCGGGTTAGGCTCAGTTACTATTGGAAGTGAATCCCACAGTGGTATCAGTTCTCTTGAGACAGGTGACAGCAATGCTCAAAAATATATGGAGATAGAATGCGGAATGGGCACTGTGGATATATTATTTGAAAACGGGGATTAA